The sequence below is a genomic window from Hydrogenimonas thermophila.
ATTTATATTGGCTATGTTTGTCATTTATGCTCTGTTGGCAATTCCATTTAGAAGCTACCTTCAACCGCTAATTGTGATGGTGGGCATACCGTTTGGAATTATAGGCGCAATTATTGGACATTTGATAATGGATTACAGCCTTAGTGTTGTGAGTATGTTTGGCATAGTGGCTCTTAGCGGAATAGTTGTAAATGATGCTCTCATTTTGGTAGATTTTGCTAACCGTTACAAGAGTAGAGTAAAAGCATCTACTCTGAAAGTTGTACGTGAAGCGGCTTTGCAAAGATTTCGCCCTATCTTGCTTACAACCATAACAACCTTTGGAGGTTTGATGCCAATGATCTTTGAAACCTCCAGACAGGCAAAATTTCTAATCCCTATGGCAATATCTCTTGGGTTTGGAATCCTTTTTGCCACATTTGTTACACTGTTGATCGTTCCTGCCCTATATATGGTGGTTGAGGATGTGAAGAGTTTTTTTACAAATCATTAAATAAGTTAATCAGTGGTCTATTTTTTCAAAAAAAGACTTTCTGTAAAGTCGGCTTTAGTCGATAAACATTAAAAACCTTAACACCAGCCAAATCCGATGAAATTTTAAATATTTATAAAAAAAAGATTTTGGAAAGATTTTTGCTTGAGTTGACTCAAAAAAATGAGGGGTCAACAATGAAACAATATACAAAAGCAAAAGCATTGCTTGAATCGTTAAAGACAATACCAGATTATAGAGTAGATATAGGAAAGATACAGTATCCATTAGCAGAAGTGCTATTTATGGTGATATTTGCATTACTAAAGGGTAATACAAAATTCAAAGAGATATTTGGGTGGATGGTTTATAATAAAGAAAACCCGATACTTAAAGATATTTTTGAAAAAGATAAAATTGAA
It includes:
- a CDS encoding transposase family protein; this translates as MKQYTKAKALLESLKTIPDYRVDIGKIQYPLAEVLFMVIFALLKGNTKFKEIFGWMVYNKENPILKDIFEKDKIE